In one Natronosalvus amylolyticus genomic region, the following are encoded:
- the ftsY gene encoding signal recognition particle-docking protein FtsY, producing the protein MFDNLKKKLGSFRSDAEAAAEANVEDVEEDELEAPVDADEADVAEADTAPAAGEPSDAEATAPTGDALEDASIPETDREGDSADADGREGDQAVDAGASEAEDVKSEPTNEAKSEGSDDAESDDNGVGFGRKAKSLVRGKFVIEEDDLEGPLHELELALLSSDVEMEVAETILDNIRDELIGETRTFTTSTGAVVEEALKEAIYDVISVGQFDFDERVAIEDKPLVIVFTGVNGVGKTTSIAKLDKYFEDRGYSTVMANGDTYRAGANEQIAEHARSRDTKLIAHEQGGDPAAVLYDAVEYAEANDIDVVLGDTAGRLHTNEGLMDQLEKIGRVVDPDMTLFVDEAVAGQDAVNRAREFNEAAEIDGAILTKADADSNGGAAISVAHVTGKPILFLGVGQGYDDLERFDPEAMVDRLLEDE; encoded by the coding sequence AAGCGCCGGTCGACGCCGACGAAGCCGACGTTGCGGAAGCCGACACAGCACCCGCTGCGGGTGAACCGAGCGACGCCGAAGCCACCGCGCCGACTGGCGACGCACTCGAGGATGCGTCGATCCCGGAAACCGACCGCGAGGGCGACAGTGCAGACGCGGACGGACGCGAAGGAGATCAAGCAGTTGACGCTGGAGCGTCCGAAGCCGAAGACGTCAAAAGTGAGCCAACGAACGAAGCTAAAAGCGAGGGAAGCGACGACGCCGAAAGTGACGATAACGGCGTCGGATTCGGTCGAAAGGCGAAATCACTCGTCCGCGGAAAGTTCGTCATCGAAGAAGACGACCTCGAGGGGCCGCTTCACGAACTCGAGTTGGCCTTGCTCTCGAGTGACGTCGAGATGGAGGTCGCGGAGACGATCCTCGATAACATTCGCGACGAACTGATCGGAGAGACGCGGACGTTCACCACCTCGACGGGTGCGGTCGTCGAAGAAGCGCTCAAAGAGGCGATCTACGACGTCATCAGCGTCGGTCAGTTCGACTTCGACGAGCGCGTCGCGATCGAGGACAAGCCGCTCGTCATCGTCTTTACCGGCGTCAACGGCGTCGGCAAAACGACTTCTATCGCCAAACTGGACAAGTACTTCGAGGACCGTGGCTACTCGACCGTGATGGCCAACGGCGACACCTACCGCGCGGGGGCGAACGAGCAGATCGCCGAGCACGCCCGTTCGCGGGACACGAAACTCATCGCACACGAACAGGGTGGCGATCCCGCCGCCGTCCTCTACGACGCCGTCGAGTACGCCGAGGCCAACGACATCGACGTCGTGCTGGGCGATACCGCAGGGCGACTCCACACGAACGAGGGGTTGATGGACCAACTCGAGAAGATCGGTCGCGTGGTCGACCCCGACATGACCCTGTTCGTCGACGAAGCCGTCGCCGGCCAGGACGCCGTCAACCGCGCCCGCGAGTTCAACGAGGCCGCCGAAATCGACGGCGCAATCCTGACGAAAGCCGATGCGGATTCGAACGGCGGTGCGGCCATCTCGGTCGCCCACGTCACCGGCAAACCGATCCTGTTCCTCGGCGTCGGCCAGGGCTACGACGACCTCGAGCGATTCGATCCCGAGGCGATGGTCGATCGATTGCTCGAGGACGAGTAA